A single window of Pseudomonas lijiangensis DNA harbors:
- the recG gene encoding ATP-dependent DNA helicase RecG, translating to MSELSKVSVTALKGVGEAMAEKLAKVGLENLQDVLFHLPLRYQDRTRIVPIGALRPGQDAVIEGVVSGADVVMGKRRSLLVRLGDGTGVVSLRFYHFSNAQKESMKRGTHLRCFGEARPGASGLEIYHPEYRALTGDEPAPVEQTLTPIYPTTEGLTQQRLRQLCQQSLAMLGPKSLPDWLPEELARDYQLAPLDDAIRYLHHPPADADIEELALGHHWAQHRLAFEELLTHQLSQQRLRESLRAQHAPALPLAKKLPKQFLANLGFPPTGAQQRVGKEVAYDLSQPEPMLRLIQGDVGAGKTVVAALAALQALEAGYQVALMAPTEILAEQHYINFQRWLEPLGVGVAWLAGKLKGKARATSLEQIASGTPMVVGTHALFQDEVQFKNLALVIIDEQHRFGVQQRLALRKKGVGGMMCPHQLIMTATPIPRTLAMSAYADLDTSILDELPPGRTPVNTVLVADSRRIEVIERVRAACAEGRQAYWVCTLIEESEELTCKAAETSFEELSSALGELRVGLIHGRMKPAEKAAIMAEFKQGALQLLVATTVIEVGVDVPNASLMIIENPERLGLAQLHQLRGRVGRGSAVSHCVLLYHPPLSQIGRQRLGIMRETNDGFVIAEKDLELRGPGEMLGTRQTGLLQFKVADLMRDADLLPAVRDAAHALLERWPQHVSPLLERWLRHGQQYGQV from the coding sequence ATGAGCGAGCTTTCCAAAGTCTCGGTCACGGCGCTCAAGGGCGTCGGCGAGGCCATGGCTGAAAAGCTGGCAAAGGTGGGCCTGGAAAACCTGCAGGATGTGCTGTTTCACCTGCCGCTGCGTTATCAGGACCGGACCCGCATTGTCCCTATCGGCGCGCTGCGTCCTGGCCAGGATGCGGTGATCGAAGGTGTGGTCAGCGGCGCCGATGTGGTCATGGGCAAGCGCCGCAGCCTGCTGGTGCGACTGGGTGACGGCACAGGCGTTGTCAGCCTGCGCTTCTATCACTTCAGCAACGCCCAGAAGGAAAGCATGAAGCGCGGGACTCACCTGCGCTGCTTTGGCGAAGCCAGACCCGGCGCTTCGGGCCTGGAAATCTACCACCCCGAATACCGCGCGCTGACCGGCGACGAACCCGCGCCTGTCGAGCAGACCCTCACACCGATCTATCCGACCACCGAAGGCCTGACCCAGCAACGCCTGCGTCAGCTCTGCCAGCAAAGTCTGGCGATGCTCGGCCCCAAAAGCCTGCCGGACTGGCTGCCCGAAGAACTGGCTCGTGACTACCAGCTGGCTCCGCTGGACGATGCGATTCGCTATCTTCACCACCCGCCTGCCGATGCCGACATCGAAGAACTCGCCTTGGGCCACCACTGGGCGCAACACCGTCTGGCATTTGAAGAATTGCTGACCCATCAGCTTTCCCAGCAACGGCTGCGGGAAAGCCTGCGTGCGCAGCATGCACCGGCCTTGCCCCTGGCGAAGAAACTGCCCAAACAGTTCCTGGCCAATCTGGGCTTTCCACCCACCGGCGCGCAGCAGCGGGTCGGCAAGGAAGTGGCCTACGACCTCAGTCAGCCAGAGCCCATGCTGCGCCTGATTCAGGGCGATGTGGGCGCGGGCAAGACCGTCGTCGCCGCACTGGCAGCACTCCAGGCACTGGAAGCCGGTTATCAGGTTGCCTTGATGGCGCCGACCGAGATCCTCGCCGAACAGCACTACATCAACTTCCAGCGCTGGCTTGAACCGCTGGGCGTGGGCGTAGCCTGGCTGGCAGGCAAGCTCAAGGGCAAGGCACGGGCCACCTCACTGGAACAGATCGCCAGCGGCACGCCCATGGTGGTGGGGACTCATGCACTGTTCCAGGATGAAGTGCAGTTCAAGAATCTGGCGCTGGTCATCATCGACGAACAGCACCGCTTCGGCGTCCAGCAACGTCTGGCCCTGCGCAAGAAAGGCGTGGGCGGCATGATGTGTCCGCATCAGTTGATCATGACCGCGACCCCCATTCCGCGAACCCTGGCCATGAGTGCCTATGCCGACCTGGATACCTCGATCCTCGATGAGCTGCCGCCAGGGCGCACACCGGTCAACACGGTCCTTGTGGCCGACAGCCGTCGCATCGAAGTCATCGAGCGGGTGCGAGCCGCCTGTGCAGAAGGCCGCCAGGCCTATTGGGTCTGCACCCTGATCGAAGAATCCGAAGAACTGACCTGCAAGGCCGCCGAAACTTCGTTCGAGGAGTTGAGCAGTGCACTGGGCGAGTTGCGGGTCGGGCTGATTCACGGGCGCATGAAGCCTGCGGAAAAAGCGGCCATCATGGCCGAGTTCAAACAGGGCGCCCTGCAATTGCTGGTGGCGACGACGGTCATCGAAGTCGGCGTCGATGTGCCCAACGCCAGCCTGATGATCATCGAAAACCCCGAGCGTCTCGGGCTTGCCCAGCTACACCAGTTGCGTGGACGAGTAGGGCGCGGCAGCGCCGTCAGCCATTGCGTGCTGCTCTACCACCCGCCACTTTCACAAATCGGCCGGCAACGCCTGGGCATCATGCGGGAAACCAATGACGGGTTCGTCATCGCCGAAAAGGATCTGGAACTGAGGGGACCGGGTGAAATGCTGGGAACCCGACAAACGGGCCTCCTGCAATTCAAGGTGGCTGACCTGATGCGTGATGCCGATTTGCTACCTGCCGTGCGAGATGCGGCCCACGCGCTTCTGGAGCGCTGGCCACAGCATGTCAGCCCCTTGCTCGAACGCTGGTTGAGGCACGGTCAACAATACGGTCAGGTGTGA
- a CDS encoding hydrogen peroxide-inducible genes activator, with amino-acid sequence MTLTELRYIVTLAQEQHFGHAAERCHVSQPTLSVGVKKLEDELGVLIFERSKSAVRLTPVGEGIVAQAQKVLEQAQGIRELAQAGKNQLTAPLKVGAIYTVGPYLFPHLIPQLHRVAPQMPLYIEENFTHVLRDKLRNGELDAVIIALPFNEADVLTLPLYDEPFSVLMPADHPWTQKTSIDASALNDKSLLLLGEGHCFRDQVLEACPTLTKGGEGARHTTVESSSLETIRHMVASGLGISILPLSAVDSHHYAPGVIEVRPLTAPVPFRTVAIAWRASFPRPKAIEILADSVRLCSVARPKTEAS; translated from the coding sequence ATGACCCTTACAGAATTGCGCTATATCGTTACGCTTGCTCAAGAGCAGCATTTCGGCCACGCCGCCGAACGCTGCCACGTCAGCCAGCCCACACTCTCGGTGGGCGTTAAAAAGCTCGAAGATGAACTGGGTGTGCTGATTTTCGAGCGCAGCAAGAGTGCTGTACGTCTGACGCCTGTCGGTGAAGGCATCGTTGCCCAGGCCCAAAAGGTGCTGGAGCAGGCACAAGGCATCCGCGAGCTGGCCCAGGCGGGCAAGAACCAGCTGACGGCACCGCTGAAAGTCGGCGCCATCTACACCGTCGGCCCGTATCTGTTTCCCCATCTGATCCCGCAACTGCACCGGGTCGCCCCGCAGATGCCGTTGTATATCGAAGAGAACTTCACTCACGTCCTGCGCGACAAGCTGCGCAACGGTGAGCTGGATGCGGTCATCATCGCCTTGCCATTCAACGAAGCCGATGTGTTGACCCTGCCACTCTACGACGAGCCCTTCTCGGTTCTGATGCCCGCCGACCATCCATGGACCCAGAAAACGTCCATCGATGCCTCGGCGCTCAACGACAAGAGCCTGTTGCTGTTGGGCGAGGGTCACTGCTTCCGCGATCAGGTCCTGGAAGCCTGCCCGACGCTGACCAAGGGCGGCGAAGGCGCCCGGCATACGACCGTTGAATCCAGCTCGCTGGAAACCATTCGCCATATGGTCGCCTCGGGGCTGGGTATCTCGATCCTGCCGCTGTCGGCAGTGGACAGTCACCATTACGCTCCCGGCGTCATCGAAGTTCGCCCGCTGACGGCCCCCGTACCTTTCCGTACGGTCGCCATCGCATGGCGCGCCAGTTTCCCAAGGCCCAAGGCAATCGAGATTCTTGCTGACTCCGTACGCCTGTGTTCAGTGGCTCGTCCAAAAACAGAAGCAAGCTAG
- a CDS encoding energy transducer TonB: protein MISTRQTLTRYSGSLLLVLAVHAIAVIVALRWPASQAIELPPAAMMVELAPLPELAPPPPPQVVQPPQPPAPEEEVPLPDLVEAPKPEIAVPKKVEKPKPKPQPPKPQKKPEPPQEKPAAEKPVDTPPTTAPPEKSAAPQAPPSPPSPPSTALPSWQSDLLRHLSKYKKYPEDARRRGMQGVARLRFVVDAEGNVLSYSIASTSGSPALDRATMEMIRRAQPLPKPPAETLNNGTIEILAPFVYSLDKR, encoded by the coding sequence ATGATCAGTACGCGCCAAACACTGACGCGCTATAGCGGTAGTCTGTTGTTGGTGCTGGCTGTGCATGCCATCGCGGTGATCGTCGCACTCCGCTGGCCAGCATCCCAGGCCATCGAGCTGCCGCCGGCCGCCATGATGGTCGAACTGGCACCTTTGCCCGAACTCGCACCGCCACCACCGCCCCAAGTCGTTCAGCCGCCGCAACCGCCAGCACCGGAAGAAGAAGTCCCGTTGCCGGATCTGGTCGAGGCGCCAAAGCCGGAAATCGCGGTTCCCAAAAAAGTGGAAAAGCCCAAGCCAAAACCGCAGCCGCCAAAGCCGCAGAAAAAGCCTGAGCCTCCACAGGAGAAACCGGCTGCCGAAAAACCGGTGGACACCCCGCCGACAACGGCTCCGCCCGAGAAATCGGCTGCACCACAGGCACCGCCCAGCCCGCCGTCTCCACCCAGCACGGCATTGCCAAGCTGGCAGAGCGACCTGCTACGGCACCTGAGCAAGTACAAGAAGTATCCCGAAGATGCCCGCCGTCGCGGCATGCAAGGGGTAGCCCGTCTGCGCTTCGTGGTCGATGCGGAAGGCAATGTCCTGTCCTATTCGATTGCCAGCACTTCAGGCAGTCCGGCACTGGACCGAGCCACCATGGAGATGATCCGTCGTGCTCAACCCTTGCCGAAACCGCCAGCGGAAACCCTGAACAACGGCACGATCGAGATCCTGGCACCTTTCGTTTATTCCCTGGATAAACGCTGA
- the exbD gene encoding TonB system transport protein ExbD, translating to MGLHLNEGGDDLAENHEINVTPFIDVMLVLLIIFMVAAPLATVDIKVDLPASTATPQPRPEKPIFLSVKTDKSLYLGEEKVTREQIGQVLDARTKGKKDTTIFFQADKGVDYGDLMDVMNTLRGAGYLKVGLVGLETVGKK from the coding sequence GTGGGCCTGCATCTTAACGAAGGCGGCGACGATCTCGCCGAGAACCATGAAATCAACGTGACGCCGTTCATCGACGTCATGCTGGTGCTGCTGATCATCTTCATGGTAGCGGCACCTCTGGCGACCGTGGACATCAAGGTCGATCTGCCAGCGTCCACCGCCACACCGCAACCCAGGCCCGAAAAGCCGATCTTCCTCAGCGTCAAGACTGACAAGAGCCTGTACCTGGGCGAAGAGAAAGTCACTCGCGAGCAGATTGGCCAGGTACTGGATGCACGGACCAAGGGCAAGAAAGACACCACCATCTTCTTCCAGGCCGACAAGGGCGTGGATTACGGCGATCTGATGGACGTCATGAACACCCTGCGCGGTGCCGGCTACCTGAAAGTCGGTTTGGTTGGCCTTGAGACGGTTGGTAAAAAATGA
- the exbB gene encoding tonB-system energizer ExbB, with amino-acid sequence MTRIQSPASPTKLPRLPRAWRGVAALVLSLMLAPVALADQTAPATPAPQAAAAAPATAPAAQPEAVAPADTLEPVAEEGGLGMAHDLSPWGMYQNADIVVKAVMIGLVIASIITWTIWIAKGFELLGAKRRLRVEIAGLKKARSLSDASQSANKEGTLAHLLVHDALEEMRLSANSREREGIKERVSFRLERLVAACGRNMSNGTGMLATIGSTAPFVGLFGTVWGIMNSFIGIAKTQTTNLAVVAPGIAEALLATALGLVAAIPAVVIYNVFARSIAGYKAQVSDASAQVLLLVSRDLDHLPETDRNQQQPHMVKVG; translated from the coding sequence ATGACACGTATTCAATCACCCGCTTCGCCAACCAAGCTACCTCGCCTGCCACGTGCATGGCGTGGTGTGGCTGCCCTTGTGTTGAGCCTGATGCTCGCACCTGTCGCTCTCGCTGACCAGACAGCCCCGGCCACCCCGGCACCACAAGCGGCTGCCGCAGCTCCAGCCACCGCACCTGCTGCCCAGCCTGAAGCCGTTGCGCCTGCCGACACTCTGGAACCTGTCGCTGAAGAAGGCGGCCTGGGCATGGCTCACGACCTGTCGCCATGGGGCATGTACCAGAACGCCGATATCGTCGTAAAAGCAGTGATGATCGGTCTGGTCATCGCCTCGATCATCACCTGGACCATCTGGATCGCCAAGGGCTTCGAGCTGCTGGGCGCAAAGCGTCGTCTGCGGGTTGAAATCGCCGGCCTGAAAAAGGCCCGCTCCCTGAGCGACGCCAGCCAGAGCGCCAACAAGGAGGGCACGCTGGCTCACTTGCTGGTCCATGACGCCCTGGAAGAAATGCGTCTTTCGGCCAACAGCCGCGAGCGCGAAGGTATCAAGGAGCGTGTCAGCTTCCGTCTGGAGCGTCTGGTCGCTGCCTGTGGCCGCAACATGAGCAACGGCACCGGCATGCTCGCCACCATCGGTTCGACCGCACCCTTCGTCGGTCTGTTCGGTACCGTGTGGGGCATCATGAACAGCTTCATCGGCATCGCCAAGACCCAGACCACCAACCTGGCCGTGGTTGCACCCGGCATCGCCGAAGCCCTGCTGGCAACTGCACTGGGCCTGGTTGCCGCCATTCCTGCGGTCGTGATCTACAACGTCTTCGCCCGCTCCATCGCTGGCTACAAGGCTCAGGTTTCCGACGCATCCGCTCAGGTTCTGCTGCTGGTCAGCCGCGACCTGGACCACCTGCCTGAAACCGACCGCAACCAACAGCAACCGCACATGGTAAAGGTGGGCTAA
- a CDS encoding SDR family oxidoreductase, with translation MSAPSLLIAGCGDIGCRLATRLLPLEWRIHGLRRDTSQLPEGVIPVKGDLFDWLEPQDWPTESIDYLVYCATPTQRDEYGYRRAYVEGLSHVLSWMKQHGQQPKRVFFVSSSGVYGQQQGEWVDETSVTEPSGYTGTVMLEAEQVALGSGWPATVVRLTGIYGPGRNDLSNRVRQGHSVRVDPPVYANRIHADDAAGLLAFLLEADAKGVALEDCYLGVDDDPAALADVVAWIREYLGVTEWSEDVSVQRVGSKRCSNARARALGWAPEYADYRAGYAALLG, from the coding sequence GTGTCAGCTCCTTCTCTTCTGATCGCTGGTTGTGGCGATATAGGTTGTCGTCTTGCCACCCGATTGCTGCCTCTTGAGTGGCGGATCCATGGCTTGCGACGTGATACGTCCCAGTTGCCCGAAGGCGTGATTCCGGTGAAAGGCGATCTGTTCGACTGGCTGGAGCCACAGGACTGGCCGACAGAGTCCATCGACTATCTGGTGTATTGCGCCACGCCCACGCAAAGGGACGAATACGGTTATCGACGTGCCTACGTCGAAGGTCTGTCCCATGTCTTGAGCTGGATGAAGCAGCACGGCCAGCAACCCAAGCGGGTGTTCTTTGTCTCCAGCAGCGGTGTCTACGGGCAGCAACAGGGCGAGTGGGTCGATGAAACCTCGGTAACCGAGCCGTCAGGCTATACCGGCACGGTGATGCTGGAAGCCGAGCAGGTTGCCCTTGGCAGCGGTTGGCCCGCGACTGTGGTGCGCCTGACGGGGATTTACGGTCCAGGCCGCAACGACCTCTCCAATCGCGTGCGTCAGGGCCATAGCGTGCGTGTCGATCCGCCGGTCTATGCCAACCGTATTCATGCCGACGATGCGGCGGGGCTGCTGGCTTTTCTGTTGGAGGCCGATGCCAAGGGAGTGGCGCTTGAGGATTGCTACCTGGGCGTCGATGACGATCCGGCTGCGCTGGCCGATGTGGTGGCCTGGATCCGCGAATACCTGGGCGTGACCGAATGGTCTGAGGATGTGAGCGTGCAACGGGTGGGCAGCAAGCGATGCAGCAATGCCAGAGCGCGGGCGCTGGGCTGGGCACCGGAGTATGCGGATTATCGTGCGGGGTATGCGGCGTTGCTGGGGTAG
- a CDS encoding RidA family protein gives MTKTVITSDKAPAAIGPYSQAIKAGNTVYMSGQIPLDPKSMELVEGIEAQIVQVFENLKSVAEAAGGSFKDIVKLNIFLTDLGNFAKVNEIMGKYFEQPYPARAAIGVAALPRGAQVEMDAILVIE, from the coding sequence ATGACCAAGACTGTCATCACCAGCGACAAGGCCCCTGCAGCCATCGGCCCTTACTCCCAGGCAATCAAGGCTGGCAATACCGTCTACATGTCCGGTCAGATCCCTCTGGACCCAAAAAGCATGGAACTGGTCGAAGGCATCGAAGCCCAGATCGTTCAGGTCTTCGAGAACCTCAAGTCTGTCGCTGAAGCAGCCGGTGGCTCCTTCAAGGACATCGTCAAGCTGAACATCTTCCTGACCGATCTGGGCAACTTCGCCAAGGTCAACGAGATCATGGGCAAATACTTCGAGCAGCCTTATCCGGCCCGCGCCGCCATTGGCGTTGCCGCACTGCCACGTGGCGCCCAGGTAGAAATGGACGCGATTCTCGTCATCGAATAA
- the spoT gene encoding bifunctional GTP diphosphokinase/guanosine-3',5'-bis pyrophosphate 3'-pyrophosphohydrolase — translation MPSIDALADRLSAYLGKDQVNLVRRAYYYAEQAHDGQRRRSGEAYVTHPLAVASILADMHMDHQSLMAAMLHDVIEDTGIAKEALSLQFGETVAELVDGVSKLTQMNFETKAEAQAENFQKMAMAMARDIRVILVKLADRLHNMRTLEVLSGEKRRRIAKETLEIYAPIANRLGMHSVRIEFEDLGFKAMYPMRSSRIHQAVKRARGNRKELVNKIEESLSHCLAVDGIEGEVSGRQKHLYGIYKKMRGKRRAFNEIMDVYAFRIIVDKVDTCYRVLGAVHNLYKPLPGRFKDYIAIPKANGYQSLHTTLFGMHGVPIEIQIRTREMEEMANNGIAAHWLYKSTDDEQPKGTHARARQWVKGVLEMQQRAGNSLEFIESVKIDLFPDEVYVFTPKGRIMELPKGSTAVDFAYAVHTDVGNSCIACRINRRLAPLSEPLQSGSTVEIVSAPGARPNPAWLNFVVTGKARTHIRHALKLQRRSESISLGERLLNKVLNGFESTLDKIAPERIQLALNEYRVEVLEDLLEDIGLGNRMAYVVARRLLGEGEQLPSPEGPLAIRGTEGLVLSYAKCCTPIPGDPIVGHLSAGKGMVVHLDNCRNISEIRHNAEKCIQLSWAKDVTGEFNVELRVELEHQRGLIALLASSVNAADGNIEKISMDERDGRISVVQLVVSVHDRVHLARVIKKLRALAGVTRITRMRA, via the coding sequence TTGCCGAGTATAGACGCACTCGCCGACCGCCTTTCGGCCTATCTTGGCAAGGACCAGGTCAATCTGGTCCGCCGAGCGTATTACTACGCCGAACAAGCCCACGACGGCCAGCGCCGTCGCAGTGGCGAAGCCTACGTAACGCACCCGCTTGCGGTCGCAAGCATTCTCGCCGACATGCACATGGACCATCAGAGCCTGATGGCCGCGATGCTGCATGACGTGATCGAAGACACCGGTATCGCCAAGGAAGCACTCAGCCTCCAGTTTGGCGAAACCGTGGCCGAACTCGTCGACGGGGTCAGCAAGCTGACCCAGATGAACTTCGAGACCAAGGCCGAAGCCCAGGCTGAAAACTTCCAGAAAATGGCCATGGCCATGGCACGCGACATTCGCGTGATCCTGGTCAAGCTCGCTGATCGCCTGCACAACATGCGCACGCTGGAAGTCCTGTCCGGCGAGAAGCGCCGCCGCATTGCCAAGGAAACCCTCGAAATCTATGCACCCATCGCCAACCGGCTGGGCATGCATAGCGTTCGCATCGAATTCGAGGACCTGGGTTTCAAGGCCATGTACCCCATGCGCTCTTCGCGCATCCATCAGGCGGTCAAGCGCGCCCGTGGCAATCGCAAGGAACTGGTCAACAAGATCGAAGAGTCCCTGAGCCATTGTCTGGCCGTGGACGGAATCGAAGGCGAAGTCAGCGGACGGCAGAAACACCTCTATGGCATCTACAAGAAGATGCGCGGCAAGCGTCGCGCCTTCAACGAGATCATGGATGTCTACGCCTTCCGCATCATCGTCGACAAGGTAGACACCTGCTATCGCGTGCTGGGCGCTGTACACAATCTGTACAAGCCGCTGCCCGGTCGCTTCAAGGATTACATCGCAATCCCCAAGGCCAACGGCTATCAGTCGTTGCACACCACGCTGTTCGGCATGCATGGCGTGCCCATTGAAATCCAGATCCGCACCCGGGAAATGGAAGAAATGGCCAACAACGGGATTGCCGCGCACTGGCTGTACAAATCCACCGACGACGAGCAGCCAAAGGGCACCCACGCCCGCGCCCGTCAGTGGGTCAAAGGTGTGCTGGAGATGCAGCAACGCGCTGGCAACTCCCTGGAATTCATCGAAAGCGTGAAGATCGACCTGTTCCCGGACGAGGTCTACGTCTTCACGCCAAAAGGCCGGATCATGGAGCTGCCCAAAGGCTCCACGGCAGTGGACTTCGCCTATGCGGTCCACACCGATGTCGGCAACAGCTGCATCGCCTGCCGGATCAACCGTCGGCTGGCACCGCTTTCCGAACCGCTGCAAAGCGGCTCGACCGTCGAAATCGTCAGCGCACCGGGCGCACGCCCGAATCCGGCCTGGCTGAACTTCGTGGTCACCGGCAAGGCACGCACCCATATTCGCCATGCCCTGAAACTGCAACGTCGCTCCGAGTCCATCAGCCTGGGCGAACGCCTGCTGAACAAGGTACTCAACGGCTTCGAGAGCACTCTGGACAAGATCGCTCCCGAGCGCATCCAGCTGGCGCTGAACGAATACCGCGTCGAGGTGCTGGAAGACCTGCTCGAAGACATCGGCCTGGGCAATCGCATGGCTTATGTGGTCGCCCGCCGCCTGCTGGGCGAAGGCGAACAGTTGCCAAGCCCCGAAGGCCCGCTGGCGATTCGCGGTACCGAAGGTCTGGTACTCAGTTACGCCAAGTGCTGCACACCGATCCCCGGCGACCCGATTGTCGGTCACCTGTCCGCAGGCAAGGGCATGGTCGTGCACCTGGACAACTGCCGCAATATCAGCGAAATCCGCCATAACGCGGAAAAATGCATCCAGCTGTCCTGGGCCAAGGACGTCACTGGCGAGTTCAATGTCGAGCTGCGCGTGGAGCTGGAACACCAGCGCGGCCTGATTGCCCTGCTGGCCAGCAGCGTCAACGCCGCCGACGGCAACATCGAAAAGATCAGCATGGACGAGCGCGATGGTCGCATCAGCGTTGTCCAACTGGTCGTCAGCGTTCACGACCGCGTGCATCTGGCCCGCGTGATCAAGAAACTGCGCGCCCTGGCAGGAGTGACACGCATCACCCGCATGCGCGCCTAG
- the rpoZ gene encoding DNA-directed RNA polymerase subunit omega, translating to MARVTVEDCLEHVDNRFELVMLATKRSRQLATGGKEPKLAWENDKPTVVALREIAAGLMDYSVIAEAEIVEDEPLFAAFEDESSEAV from the coding sequence ATGGCCCGCGTGACTGTTGAAGACTGCCTGGAACACGTCGATAACCGCTTCGAGCTGGTCATGCTCGCTACCAAGCGTTCGCGTCAGCTCGCTACTGGCGGCAAGGAACCCAAGCTGGCTTGGGAAAACGACAAGCCTACCGTCGTTGCCCTGCGTGAAATCGCAGCTGGCCTGATGGATTACTCTGTCATCGCAGAAGCTGAAATCGTTGAAGATGAACCATTGTTCGCAGCGTTCGAGGACGAGTCCAGCGAGGCCGTCTAA
- the gmk gene encoding guanylate kinase, which translates to MTHSTGTLYIVSAPSGAGKTSLVKALIDDSEKNSGQQIRVSVSHTTRAKRPGEVDGVNYHFVDRAEFQRMIEHGDFLEQAEVFGNLYGTSQSHLQQTLDEGHDLILEIDWQGAQQVRKQMPHARSIFILPPTQQALRQRLTNRGQDSDEIIDARMREAVSEMSHYKEYESIVINDDFAHALEDLKAIFRANRLSLEHQEEKYSLLFNELLA; encoded by the coding sequence ATGACCCACAGTACCGGTACCCTGTACATCGTTTCCGCCCCGTCCGGCGCAGGCAAGACCAGCCTGGTCAAGGCACTGATCGACGACTCGGAAAAAAACTCCGGGCAACAGATCCGCGTTTCGGTTTCCCACACCACCCGCGCCAAACGCCCGGGTGAAGTCGATGGCGTGAACTACCACTTCGTCGATCGTGCCGAATTCCAGCGCATGATCGAGCACGGTGACTTCCTTGAGCAGGCAGAAGTCTTCGGCAACCTCTACGGTACGTCGCAAAGCCATCTGCAGCAGACTCTGGACGAAGGCCACGACCTGATTCTGGAAATCGACTGGCAGGGCGCCCAGCAGGTTCGCAAGCAGATGCCCCACGCGCGCTCGATCTTCATCCTGCCGCCAACCCAGCAGGCACTGCGCCAGCGCCTGACCAACCGCGGCCAGGACAGCGACGAGATCATCGACGCCCGCATGCGCGAAGCGGTCAGCGAAATGAGCCATTACAAGGAATATGAGTCCATCGTGATCAACGATGACTTCGCCCATGCACTGGAAGACCTGAAAGCCATTTTCCGCGCCAACCGGCTCAGCCTGGAGCATCAGGAAGAGAAATACAGCCTGTTATTCAATGAGTTACTGGCCTGA
- a CDS encoding YicC/YloC family endoribonuclease yields MVHSMTAFARVEQAGTQGTLSWELRSVNHRYLEPHLRLPESFRDLEGAIREALRQGLSRGKVECTLRFVEETAGKPLQVDRDRAKQLIAAAEAVAGLIKQPAALNPLEVLAWPGVLVADATDPQALNSAALELFNEALTELKNGRGREGADLARLLDERLTSITQEVATLRTLVPQMLATQRQKITDRFADMKAELDPQRLEQEMVLLAQKSDVAEELDRLSTHVTEVRRVLKTGGQAGRRLDFLMQELNREANTLGSKAFDPRSTQAAVNLKVLIEQMREQVQNIE; encoded by the coding sequence ATGGTGCACAGCATGACGGCCTTTGCCCGCGTCGAACAGGCAGGCACTCAAGGCACATTGAGTTGGGAACTACGCTCGGTCAATCATCGCTACCTCGAGCCTCACCTGCGTCTGCCGGAATCCTTCCGGGACCTGGAGGGCGCGATTCGCGAAGCGCTGCGCCAGGGCCTGTCCCGTGGCAAGGTCGAGTGCACCCTGCGCTTCGTCGAGGAAACCGCCGGCAAACCGCTGCAGGTGGATCGCGACCGTGCAAAGCAACTGATTGCCGCCGCTGAAGCCGTCGCGGGCCTGATCAAGCAGCCCGCCGCCCTGAATCCTCTGGAAGTCCTGGCCTGGCCCGGCGTGCTGGTGGCCGATGCCACGGACCCGCAGGCCCTCAACAGCGCAGCCCTTGAGCTGTTCAACGAAGCCCTGACCGAACTGAAGAACGGTCGCGGTCGCGAAGGCGCGGATCTGGCCAGGCTGCTCGATGAGCGCCTGACGTCCATCACCCAGGAAGTCGCCACCCTGCGCACACTGGTGCCACAGATGCTGGCCACCCAGCGGCAGAAAATCACGGACCGCTTTGCCGACATGAAGGCCGAGCTGGATCCTCAGCGCCTGGAACAGGAAATGGTTCTGCTGGCGCAGAAAAGCGATGTCGCGGAAGAGCTGGACCGCCTGAGTACACACGTCACGGAAGTGCGTCGCGTGCTCAAGACCGGCGGACAGGCAGGCCGTCGCCTGGACTTCCTGATGCAGGAGCTCAACCGCGAAGCCAACACATTAGGCTCCAAGGCCTTCGACCCACGCAGTACCCAAGCCGCCGTCAACCTCAAGGTTTTGATCGAGCAGATGCGTGAACAAGTGCAGAACATTGAGTAA